In Limisalsivibrio acetivorans, one genomic interval encodes:
- a CDS encoding DUF2914 domain-containing protein — MRKLILSLIVFALATTFAFAETKVSRISIAKDIENREPAKTGTEFNAGYHKLYCFTEIETDEYPTEVTHIWIYKKNIEAEVKLNVDSPKWRTYSSKLILPEWVGEWKVEVYSKSGKLIDSIDFTINEQ, encoded by the coding sequence ATGCGTAAACTTATTCTATCTCTTATCGTTTTTGCTCTTGCCACAACCTTCGCCTTTGCCGAAACAAAGGTTAGCAGGATAAGCATAGCCAAGGATATTGAGAACAGAGAGCCGGCAAAAACAGGCACTGAGTTCAACGCCGGATACCACAAGCTCTACTGTTTCACAGAGATAGAAACCGATGAATACCCCACCGAAGTAACCCATATATGGATCTATAAGAAAAACATAGAGGCAGAGGTTAAGCTTAATGTGGATTCACCCAAGTGGAGAACCTACAGCTCCAAGCTTATCCTCCCCGAATGGGTCGGCGAATGGAAGGTTGAGGTATACTCCAAAAGCGGCAAGCTCATTGATTCCATAGATTTCACCATTAATGAGCAGTAG
- the rsmI gene encoding 16S rRNA (cytidine(1402)-2'-O)-methyltransferase — protein MSSSRRVSFIPTPVGNLGDITYRAVEALKNADILFAEDTRTASNLLNHLGIKLKVESLHKDNENKAAERLIELYEEGRRITVASEAGTPCISDPGGFLTSRLVEEGIPFEALPGATAFIPALLLSGFDTGNFYFHGFLPHKKGARDKEIEGLKDYKTTIAFYESPHRVKETLKALLKNFPFPIAVCREITKLYEETVFISSEDDIEGLTIKGEFVIVVNNRAEDEEMVTDAEDMCSRFLKEGLSSKDTLRAMKALGYKRNEAYSAIQKVVEDTAEEE, from the coding sequence ATGAGCAGTAGCAGGAGAGTATCCTTCATACCCACCCCCGTGGGAAACCTTGGCGATATAACCTATAGAGCCGTTGAAGCACTCAAAAATGCGGATATCCTCTTCGCTGAGGATACCCGTACGGCATCCAACCTTCTCAACCATCTTGGAATCAAACTCAAAGTAGAATCACTTCATAAAGATAACGAAAACAAAGCAGCCGAAAGGCTCATTGAACTATATGAGGAAGGGCGCAGGATTACCGTTGCGAGCGAGGCGGGAACACCATGCATCTCCGACCCGGGCGGGTTCCTGACATCAAGACTCGTTGAGGAGGGAATACCCTTCGAAGCACTACCCGGCGCCACAGCATTCATACCCGCCCTACTCCTCAGCGGCTTTGACACTGGAAACTTCTATTTCCACGGCTTCCTCCCCCACAAAAAGGGTGCGAGAGACAAGGAGATAGAGGGGTTAAAAGACTATAAGACCACCATAGCCTTCTACGAATCCCCCCATAGGGTAAAAGAAACACTTAAGGCTCTCCTTAAGAACTTCCCCTTCCCCATAGCAGTTTGCAGGGAGATCACCAAGCTTTATGAGGAAACAGTATTCATAAGTTCTGAGGATGATATTGAGGGGCTCACGATCAAGGGGGAGTTTGTTATCGTGGTGAACAACAGGGCGGAAGATGAGGAGATGGTAACAGATGCCGAGGATATGTGCTCAAGATTCCTCAAAGAGGGGCTCTCCTCAAAGGACACACTAAGAGCAATGAAAGCCCTTGGCTACAAGAGAAACGAGGCGTATTCAGCCATTCAGAAGGTTGTAGAGGACACTGCCGAGGAAGAATAG
- a CDS encoding tetratricopeptide repeat protein, with amino-acid sequence MSFIALSVISCSDEEPIKLLEDNYTEAVPISSVAVAEDDTGIAEGNRLFLEGNFEEAIELYEEGLKLNRSVAFYNIGVSYYLLDDIEKSEEYFRRAVAEDPEFTEAYVNLAVVLIQTGQLEEAEQYISELLEGSASAKLLVNMANIHLKRGETARATMLYDEAIKKDRRSKFVMSNYAYFLMSIGELESGIKILEGLDYKNYTDYFNLAKAYYKMGIYPASVDHLRKALGFQETEEALNLLAMNYNRLKDYLSEAEALERLTLISPTKEYLHRYAKALYRSSDFLRAKEVMASLIKAHPEDPALYLTYYDILIALNDIETAGRLAYGGFNRLNDDRLLYLYARHSLIYNRRPSGIRELIFSRPESDWVNLAKAMYHIYEGRMVPAAGVIERVSPNTSPDYFMYRTYILMKYNEYEDALRNVEYMDTSKPEYFWYKTVSLFNTRDLSALRNHISETLEKGRRITRHPEVAVHLDPVLEDMNFAYRFEGEFEQMLSAVLYPLLIEPDEMLNFVALGYKLLQQDDKLLALEELQKSVRFSEGIKHNNMGVELFLKYRYKDALGEFQMANEKLGTNPYTLYNIGLVHLSLGDKERALEFFDNSILQNRYNFPAYLGKAVCLKDSGSERDAMQQYNLVRDRAAQVEDDREKVPNIIYYTKYLAQMGAGDSRGAVEELERRNERDGFLNAMLALAEYISGSGYETLDVLEKDRIFRGAELKNLLDILNEKEVNSSPEPAEDRFHRFMRAYIYLKKHNQLVQIDDEEYERDKVILKELFYYNVFLENPQDALGYLQQLTEVDFRYPELYKASFYYFIWLEDFVNAEASFAALENLGYEDRYYDYYKMLYFLLNFNDQRLLNYIEAYMNDYPEDFRGPAMRLMVSLKNDNIRDVYNELLNMESKNGNFLLRLPLELEIDGL; translated from the coding sequence TTGTCATTTATCGCCCTATCCGTTATCTCCTGCTCCGATGAGGAGCCCATTAAGCTTCTGGAGGATAACTACACTGAGGCTGTGCCTATATCCTCCGTCGCAGTTGCCGAGGACGATACCGGCATTGCCGAAGGTAACAGGCTCTTCCTTGAAGGGAACTTTGAGGAAGCGATTGAGCTTTACGAAGAAGGGCTTAAGTTGAACCGTTCGGTGGCCTTCTATAATATCGGCGTCAGCTACTATCTTCTGGACGATATAGAAAAAAGTGAGGAATACTTCAGAAGGGCGGTTGCAGAGGATCCCGAGTTCACCGAGGCCTATGTTAACCTTGCCGTTGTGCTCATACAGACGGGCCAGCTTGAGGAGGCTGAGCAGTATATCTCCGAGCTTCTGGAAGGATCGGCATCCGCCAAGCTTCTTGTTAATATGGCAAACATCCATCTCAAGCGTGGGGAGACAGCAAGGGCGACCATGCTGTATGATGAGGCGATCAAGAAAGACAGACGTTCGAAGTTTGTAATGTCCAACTACGCCTACTTCCTTATGAGCATCGGCGAGCTCGAGAGCGGTATAAAGATACTGGAAGGGCTTGACTATAAGAATTATACGGACTATTTCAACCTGGCCAAGGCGTACTATAAGATGGGCATATACCCCGCATCGGTGGACCACCTGCGAAAGGCCCTCGGTTTCCAGGAGACGGAGGAGGCACTCAACCTCCTTGCGATGAACTATAACAGACTGAAAGACTATCTCTCCGAGGCGGAAGCCCTCGAAAGGCTCACACTCATCAGCCCCACAAAGGAGTATCTCCACCGCTATGCCAAGGCGCTCTACCGGAGCAGTGACTTCCTTCGTGCCAAAGAGGTTATGGCCTCCCTTATCAAGGCGCATCCCGAGGATCCTGCGCTTTACCTAACATATTACGATATACTTATAGCTCTCAACGATATAGAAACAGCGGGAAGGCTTGCCTACGGCGGCTTTAACCGTCTTAATGACGACAGGCTCCTCTACCTCTATGCAAGGCACTCCCTCATATACAACCGCAGGCCGTCCGGTATCAGGGAGCTGATATTCAGTCGGCCGGAATCGGACTGGGTAAACCTAGCAAAGGCTATGTACCATATATACGAGGGTCGTATGGTTCCTGCCGCAGGGGTCATTGAGCGTGTTTCCCCGAACACGTCGCCGGACTATTTCATGTACCGCACATATATTCTTATGAAGTACAACGAGTATGAAGATGCCCTGCGCAACGTTGAGTATATGGATACCTCGAAGCCTGAGTATTTCTGGTATAAGACGGTGAGCCTTTTTAACACGAGGGATCTCAGCGCACTCAGAAACCATATAAGCGAAACCCTTGAGAAGGGGAGACGGATAACAAGGCATCCAGAGGTTGCGGTGCATCTTGATCCTGTATTGGAGGATATGAACTTCGCCTACCGGTTCGAGGGGGAATTTGAGCAGATGCTCTCCGCGGTGCTTTATCCTCTGCTGATTGAGCCTGATGAGATGCTGAACTTTGTGGCACTCGGCTATAAACTCCTACAGCAGGACGACAAGCTTCTCGCCCTTGAGGAACTGCAGAAATCTGTGCGCTTCTCCGAGGGGATCAAGCATAACAACATGGGCGTTGAGCTTTTCCTGAAGTATCGATACAAGGATGCCCTCGGCGAGTTCCAGATGGCGAACGAGAAGCTGGGCACAAACCCCTATACACTCTACAACATCGGCCTTGTGCATCTTAGTCTCGGCGATAAGGAGAGAGCGCTGGAGTTCTTCGACAACTCCATTCTCCAGAATCGCTATAACTTCCCCGCATACCTCGGCAAGGCCGTCTGCCTTAAGGATAGTGGGAGTGAGCGTGATGCTATGCAGCAGTATAATCTTGTGCGTGACAGGGCGGCGCAGGTTGAGGACGACAGGGAGAAGGTTCCCAATATAATCTATTACACCAAATACCTAGCCCAGATGGGTGCAGGGGATTCCAGGGGTGCTGTGGAGGAGCTCGAGCGGCGGAATGAGCGCGACGGCTTTCTTAATGCGATGCTTGCCCTTGCGGAGTATATCTCAGGAAGCGGGTACGAGACCCTTGATGTATTGGAGAAGGACAGGATATTCCGTGGTGCGGAGCTTAAGAATCTTCTTGATATACTGAATGAAAAAGAGGTGAACAGCAGTCCTGAACCGGCCGAGGATCGTTTCCACAGGTTTATGCGTGCTTATATCTACCTCAAGAAGCACAACCAGCTTGTTCAGATCGATGATGAGGAGTACGAGAGGGATAAGGTTATCCTTAAGGAGCTTTTCTATTACAACGTCTTCCTTGAGAATCCTCAGGATGCCCTTGGCTACCTTCAACAGCTCACCGAGGTGGATTTCCGTTACCCCGAGCTATACAAGGCATCCTTCTACTACTTCATCTGGCTTGAGGACTTTGTTAACGCAGAGGCGTCCTTCGCCGCCCTTGAGAACCTCGGCTACGAGGACAGGTACTACGATTACTATAAGATGCTCTACTTCCTGCTGAACTTTAATGACCAGCGTCTACTTAACTATATCGAGGCATACATGAACGACTACCCCGAAGATTTCAGGGGACCTGCAATGCGGTTGATGGTGTCGCTTAAAAATGATAATATCCGAGACGTATACAACGAACTGCTTAATATGGAATCAAAAAACGGCAACTTCCTTCTGAGGCTGCCTCTGGAGTTAGAAATTGACGGTTTATAG
- the tsaE gene encoding tRNA (adenosine(37)-N6)-threonylcarbamoyltransferase complex ATPase subunit type 1 TsaE produces the protein MTTSGPLSANSTFRTESPEETAELAAKLIDKLKGRTVFLNGGLGAGKTTFVKAFAAKTGCGSDSSSPTFTLLQRYGGEEHTVLHYDLYRLEHPEELETIGFYESIEEEGTRFIEWAEKFPLEDELEDYIRISIKNPGGNVREFVIEED, from the coding sequence TTGACAACCTCTGGGCCGCTTTCAGCGAACTCGACTTTCAGGACTGAATCACCCGAAGAAACGGCGGAACTTGCCGCAAAACTGATAGATAAGCTCAAGGGGAGAACCGTTTTCCTCAACGGCGGGCTGGGTGCAGGTAAAACAACCTTTGTTAAGGCCTTCGCCGCAAAAACCGGATGCGGTTCGGACAGCTCAAGCCCAACGTTTACCCTGCTCCAGAGATACGGCGGAGAGGAGCACACCGTGCTACACTACGATCTCTACCGCCTCGAACACCCCGAAGAGCTTGAAACCATCGGCTTCTACGAGAGCATCGAAGAGGAAGGTACAAGATTCATCGAATGGGCGGAGAAGTTCCCCCTTGAGGATGAGCTTGAGGACTATATAAGAATAAGCATTAAAAACCCCGGCGGAAACGTTCGGGAATTTGTCATAGAAGAGGATTGA
- a CDS encoding valine--tRNA ligase, producing MSRDIPTRIDPAEYESEIYKKWLDEKKFHADETSDKPPYSIVIPPPNVTGSLHMGHALNNTLQDVLIRFHRMDGYESLWMPGTDHAGIATQNVVEKQLAAEGKSRHDIGREEFIRKVWQWKEESGGQIINQLKRLGCSCDWERERFTMDDGLSDAVRKVFVTLYNEDLIYRSDYIVNWCPRCHTALSDLEVEHEDLDGAFYHIYYPVKGSNERLVVATTRPETMLGDTAVAVHPEDERYAHLIGGTVILPLMEREIPIIADEYVDMEKGTGALKVTPAHDPNDFEIGRRHDLETLSVMDDSGVINENGGRFSGLDRFDARKQIVQALEGEGLFHSKEPVKHSVGHCYRCKTVVEPAVSKQWFVKIKPMAEMAIKGVESEDIKIYPENWKKTYYEWMYNIRDWCISRQIWWGHRIPAWYCESCGRVIVSMDDPDNCPDCGSDKLEQDSDVLDTWFSSALWPFSTMGWPEQTKTLEKFYPTSCLVTGFDILFFWVARMIMSGYKFMDEKPFKEVYLHALVRDEHGQKMSKSKGNVIDPLVIIDKYGADAFRFTLTAFAAQGRDIKLSEDRIEGYRNFLNKIWNASRFIMMNLDKENEFPAESELELEDKWILDNLRRTAEQTAEAIRTYDFNEAAGSIYQFFWHQFCDWYIEFIKPRIYSDERKGAALGTAKYVLEKSLAILHPFMPFVTEHIFRMLTGKDSIMNEEWPVVEYTYTAEAEETEYIIEFISMVRNIRGEYNVPPASRIEAMVKTSKPELKDLFKRNESLIMNLARLESLGYTDTDPENAASNIAGDFEVFVPLAGLIDVDAEIKKLEKEKKAAEKDLKVYGGKLQNEGYLSKAPEHVIEKDRKKLAETEALMEKINENLERLKKLC from the coding sequence ATGTCGAGGGATATACCAACACGTATCGATCCGGCTGAGTACGAGTCGGAAATCTACAAAAAATGGCTGGACGAGAAGAAGTTCCACGCCGATGAAACATCTGATAAGCCCCCTTATTCCATTGTAATACCACCCCCAAACGTAACCGGCTCCCTTCATATGGGGCATGCGCTTAACAACACACTTCAGGATGTTCTTATACGCTTCCACAGAATGGATGGATATGAATCGCTCTGGATGCCCGGAACGGATCATGCAGGCATCGCCACCCAGAACGTTGTTGAAAAACAGCTCGCCGCCGAAGGTAAATCCCGTCACGATATAGGCAGAGAGGAGTTCATACGCAAGGTATGGCAGTGGAAGGAGGAATCTGGCGGACAGATCATAAACCAACTTAAGCGCCTCGGCTGTTCCTGCGACTGGGAGCGTGAGCGCTTCACCATGGATGACGGACTCAGCGATGCTGTTCGCAAGGTATTCGTAACACTCTACAATGAAGACCTGATATACCGCTCGGACTACATAGTGAACTGGTGCCCCAGATGCCACACCGCCCTCAGCGATCTTGAGGTAGAGCACGAGGATCTGGACGGCGCATTCTATCATATCTACTACCCCGTAAAGGGGAGCAACGAGCGTCTCGTTGTGGCCACAACACGCCCCGAGACGATGCTTGGTGATACCGCAGTTGCCGTACACCCCGAGGATGAGCGATACGCCCATCTCATAGGGGGAACCGTTATCCTCCCCCTTATGGAGCGTGAGATACCTATCATCGCCGATGAGTATGTTGACATGGAGAAGGGGACAGGTGCGCTAAAGGTTACTCCCGCCCACGACCCCAACGACTTCGAGATAGGACGCAGACACGACCTTGAAACACTCTCCGTAATGGACGACAGCGGTGTAATAAACGAAAACGGCGGCCGCTTCAGCGGGCTCGACCGTTTCGATGCCAGAAAGCAGATCGTTCAGGCCCTTGAGGGTGAGGGACTCTTCCATAGCAAGGAACCGGTCAAGCACAGCGTCGGGCACTGTTACAGGTGTAAAACCGTTGTGGAACCCGCCGTATCGAAGCAGTGGTTTGTCAAGATCAAGCCGATGGCGGAGATGGCTATCAAAGGGGTTGAAAGCGAAGATATAAAGATATACCCCGAGAACTGGAAGAAGACCTACTACGAATGGATGTACAACATCCGTGACTGGTGCATCTCACGCCAGATCTGGTGGGGGCACAGGATCCCCGCATGGTACTGCGAATCCTGCGGCAGAGTTATCGTAAGCATGGACGACCCCGACAACTGCCCCGACTGCGGAAGCGACAAACTCGAGCAGGACAGCGATGTTCTGGATACTTGGTTCTCCTCCGCCCTCTGGCCCTTCTCCACCATGGGATGGCCCGAGCAGACGAAGACCCTTGAGAAGTTCTACCCTACCTCATGCCTCGTTACAGGCTTCGATATCCTCTTCTTCTGGGTGGCCCGGATGATAATGTCCGGCTACAAGTTCATGGACGAGAAGCCCTTCAAGGAGGTCTACCTCCACGCCCTTGTAAGGGATGAGCACGGGCAGAAGATGAGCAAATCCAAAGGGAACGTTATCGATCCCCTTGTTATCATAGACAAATACGGTGCAGATGCCTTCCGCTTCACCCTCACAGCCTTCGCCGCCCAGGGGCGTGACATCAAGCTGAGCGAGGACAGGATCGAGGGCTACAGAAACTTCCTGAATAAGATATGGAACGCCAGCCGTTTCATTATGATGAACCTCGATAAGGAAAATGAGTTCCCCGCAGAGAGTGAGCTTGAACTTGAGGATAAATGGATCCTCGACAACCTGCGCAGAACCGCCGAGCAGACAGCAGAAGCTATAAGAACCTACGACTTCAACGAGGCCGCAGGGAGCATATACCAGTTCTTCTGGCACCAGTTCTGCGACTGGTACATCGAGTTCATCAAACCCAGAATATACAGCGATGAACGCAAAGGAGCCGCCCTCGGAACGGCAAAGTACGTCCTTGAGAAATCCCTCGCCATTCTCCACCCCTTCATGCCCTTCGTTACAGAGCATATCTTCAGGATGCTCACAGGCAAAGACTCCATCATGAACGAGGAATGGCCCGTTGTGGAATATACCTACACGGCAGAGGCGGAGGAGACGGAGTACATCATCGAATTCATCAGCATGGTGAGAAACATACGTGGTGAATATAACGTTCCCCCCGCTTCCAGAATCGAAGCGATGGTAAAAACATCCAAACCTGAACTTAAGGATCTTTTCAAGCGCAACGAATCGCTTATTATGAACCTGGCCCGTCTCGAATCCCTCGGCTACACCGATACGGACCCTGAGAATGCCGCATCGAACATCGCCGGAGACTTCGAGGTGTTCGTCCCCCTCGCAGGGCTTATTGATGTTGATGCAGAGATCAAAAAGCTTGAGAAGGAGAAGAAGGCCGCCGAGAAGGATCTTAAGGTATACGGCGGAAAGCTCCAGAACGAAGGATACTTGAGCAAGGCTCCCGAGCATGTTATCGAAAAGGACAGAAAGAAGCTCGCCGAGACCGAAGCTCTTATGGAAAAGATAAACGAAAACCTTGAGAGGCTAAAGAAGTTATGCTGA
- a CDS encoding TlpA family protein disulfide reductase: protein MRKVRLLDPRSLIIYILVAGSFLLLWQSRYNNAAPEGTRVQNFELSTLDGKRFSTSEINQPILLIFFNTKTFLTSNIFPKLYLKRMSELKLIERAGYMEVIVLLDVEQSEEKVLEVLSEKKYKVLENTVYLGNTEPLADYLGVNSWPHFFLLDEDKNIIYQDKVPSIEKLVRILKGV, encoded by the coding sequence TTGAGGAAGGTTCGCCTGCTGGACCCCAGAAGCCTTATCATATACATTCTGGTGGCGGGATCCTTCCTTCTGCTCTGGCAGAGCAGATACAACAACGCAGCTCCCGAGGGTACCAGGGTTCAGAACTTTGAGCTCAGTACCCTTGACGGTAAGCGCTTCAGTACCTCCGAGATAAATCAGCCCATACTGCTGATCTTCTTCAACACAAAAACCTTTCTTACCAGTAATATATTCCCGAAACTCTACCTTAAAAGAATGAGCGAGCTTAAGCTCATCGAAAGAGCGGGCTACATGGAGGTTATCGTCCTCCTTGACGTGGAGCAGAGTGAGGAAAAAGTGCTGGAAGTGCTATCGGAGAAAAAATACAAAGTGCTTGAAAATACCGTCTATTTAGGTAATACTGAGCCTTTAGCAGACTATTTAGGGGTTAATAGCTGGCCCCATTTTTTTCTGCTTGATGAAGACAAAAATATTATTTACCAGGACAAGGTTCCTTCTATTGAGAAGCTAGTGCGTATTTTAAAGGGTGTATGA
- the trxB gene encoding thioredoxin-disulfide reductase codes for MQDFFNIQDIEEEYDVVVLGGGPAGMTAAMYAARDDLKTLVLEKQFPGGQVAITEFVENYPGFYEGIMGADLSENFYKHAEKFGVLIRSGECLSIEMDKEYKILNIKNMDKPIRTKSIILCLGAHWKKLDVPGENKFYGRGVSFCATCDGSFYKDKEIAVVGGGDSAIEEGLYLTKFASKVTIIHRRDKLRAAKIYQDRAFANDKIEFLWDSVVTAVNGEQQVESLSIKNVKTEEESELKIAGVFVFIGQTADTELVKELVKLDESGFIVADESTETSVPGIFAAGDVRWKPLRQITTAVSDGSVAAKGAQKYIGETFGE; via the coding sequence ATGCAAGATTTCTTTAATATCCAGGACATAGAAGAAGAATACGATGTGGTAGTCCTCGGCGGGGGTCCGGCGGGGATGACAGCGGCTATGTACGCTGCAAGGGACGATCTTAAAACCCTCGTTCTTGAGAAGCAGTTCCCCGGCGGACAGGTGGCTATCACCGAGTTTGTGGAAAACTATCCCGGATTCTACGAAGGGATTATGGGAGCAGACCTCTCAGAAAACTTCTATAAGCATGCAGAAAAATTCGGCGTTCTCATCCGCTCCGGCGAGTGCCTGAGCATCGAGATGGACAAGGAGTACAAGATACTCAACATAAAGAATATGGACAAGCCCATAAGGACTAAATCCATTATCCTCTGCCTCGGAGCACACTGGAAGAAGCTCGATGTTCCGGGTGAGAACAAGTTCTACGGAAGAGGGGTGTCCTTCTGCGCCACATGTGACGGTTCCTTCTATAAAGACAAGGAGATCGCTGTGGTTGGCGGTGGTGATTCCGCCATCGAAGAGGGGCTGTACCTCACAAAGTTTGCCAGCAAGGTGACAATCATCCATAGGCGTGATAAGCTCAGAGCTGCAAAGATTTATCAGGACAGAGCCTTTGCCAATGACAAGATCGAGTTCCTCTGGGACAGCGTTGTTACCGCTGTGAACGGCGAACAGCAGGTTGAGTCGCTTAGTATCAAGAATGTTAAAACCGAAGAGGAATCCGAACTAAAGATAGCGGGAGTGTTCGTATTTATAGGACAAACCGCAGATACCGAACTGGTCAAGGAACTTGTTAAGCTCGATGAGAGCGGGTTCATCGTTGCGGACGAAAGCACGGAAACCAGTGTTCCAGGGATCTTTGCTGCGGGCGATGTCCGCTGGAAACCGTTAAGACAGATAACAACCGCCGTTTCAGACGGCTCCGTTGCCGCCAAAGGCGCCCAAAAATACATCGGGGAAACCTTCGGCGAATAG
- the nadC gene encoding carboxylating nicotinate-nucleotide diphosphorylase: protein MLINGYTKRLIQLALDEDIGTGDLTATAFESFKTQATFSFIAKQDCIICGTKVAKEVYYTLDPVVNVEFFVEDGERITERKVIGQVTGPASSILTGERTALNFIQRLTGVATNTARYVEALSDTNIKILDTRKTTPGWRRLEKYAVKTGGGWNHRLGLFDGVMLKDNHIDAAGSITKAVANVRRFIPTTVKVEIETRNLEEVREAVEAGADIIMLDNFKRETIQDAIDIIDGKAKVEVSGGISLEYLPKLKGMAIDYISIGALTHQAVGVDISLKMRG, encoded by the coding sequence ATGCTGATAAACGGTTACACAAAAAGGCTGATACAGCTGGCCCTTGATGAGGATATCGGAACAGGCGACCTCACAGCCACCGCCTTTGAATCCTTTAAAACACAGGCAACGTTCAGCTTTATCGCAAAGCAGGACTGTATAATCTGCGGAACCAAGGTTGCAAAAGAGGTGTACTACACCCTCGACCCCGTTGTTAACGTGGAGTTCTTCGTGGAGGACGGGGAGAGGATAACCGAACGTAAGGTTATCGGTCAGGTAACAGGGCCTGCCTCGTCTATCCTCACCGGTGAGCGTACCGCCCTGAACTTCATCCAGAGGCTCACGGGTGTGGCAACCAACACTGCAAGATACGTGGAGGCTCTGAGCGACACCAACATAAAGATCCTCGACACAAGGAAGACAACCCCCGGCTGGAGAAGGCTTGAGAAATACGCCGTTAAAACAGGGGGAGGATGGAACCACCGCCTCGGTCTCTTCGACGGCGTTATGCTGAAGGATAACCATATCGATGCCGCAGGTTCTATAACAAAGGCGGTCGCCAACGTTCGAAGGTTCATCCCCACAACTGTAAAGGTTGAGATCGAAACAAGGAACCTTGAAGAGGTTCGTGAGGCTGTGGAGGCTGGTGCGGATATCATCATGCTTGATAACTTCAAGCGTGAGACCATTCAGGACGCCATAGACATCATCGACGGCAAGGCAAAGGTCGAGGTATCCGGCGGTATAAGCCTTGAGTATCTCCCCAAGCTCAAGGGTATGGCCATCGACTATATCTCCATCGGTGCGCTGACCCATCAGGCTGTGGGCGTTGATATAAGCCTTAAGATGAGAGGATAA